Proteins encoded by one window of Lates calcarifer isolate ASB-BC8 linkage group LG7_1, TLL_Latcal_v3, whole genome shotgun sequence:
- the LOC108895775 gene encoding adhesion G protein-coupled receptor F5 isoform X22, translating to MALPKAVGYMIVLLAIYYSLENQGYRQSLGAFFEELMGTKASPIHTREKRQAASNSSDYVLQVVINISDLDRLRDVLSQLPLPLPINSTVQITTIKATTVCQSNTTGYQCRCEENFAWSYNNCISHGACDTISGDTCGCINALPADGQFCQLNTSLPVTTPPTPSPTSPNDPVDIDLVVDLRIPASSMLSNLNLFRDTLRNFSFPLTITPTVVLVDLNFTTVCYPNSTGGLWCQCEAQFAWSCDKCNTYGACNNTTSHTCDCINGLPSDGGFCEPITNVTLCPTPSPEITTTTPMMTTTTPMMTTTTPAMTTTTMPPPPSDPVDIDLVVDLRIPASSVLSNLNLFRDTLRNFSFPLTITPTVVLVDLNFTTVCYPNSTGGLRCQCEAQFAWSCDKCNTYGACSNTTSHTCDCINGLPSDGGFCEPITNVTLCPTPSPEITTTTPMMTTTTPMMTTTTPAMTTTTPMMTTTTPMMTTTTPAMTTTTMPPPPSEEDIDLVIDLRIPASSMLSNFNIFRDTLRNFSFPLTITPSLKLTGVNFTTGCSPNSTGGLRCECEEQFAWSCDKCNTYGACNNTTSHTCDCINGLPSDGGFCEPITSVTLCEPNPANITTPPPSTTATTPMPTTTTTPMPTTTTTPMPTNTTTPMTTNTTTPVTTTTPMPTTTTTPMPTNTTTPMTTTTPMPTTTTTPMPTITTTPMTTTTTTPMTTTPPPITTTVAPPTTAIEERRLSFTMERDFDPAYNQTSNEVYQDTNNAIQKQSKKYIKNLHSVTLSGFRRGSTIADYTVRAPAFQEGEIEALEIGVFEQMAEKYSMIYDSLVSLPFTQPFFGTSVTIPCGPAPSFLNFSGSFTAEWRHNDKLILKDSEYSFKQDKEKAYLTVSRFFSTNNGEYECRLKGKNTFRQKSNRVFTFKEPPVIRIEPVKKKVRCVVGKTVKLDCSVNSPYKVEFKDISAAGTGSTISYTYTIAVCGAEQKVMTFTCQGTNLTEVKGEITITLVSSTEAFDCDEEAFGVGKVGDEAEASCKPNEEGERIAVCQKNGKWDIVDDSCILKPIKELLNQSESLTPTSLPVFLGELSEVTVNLTKEVVESPNNINAIVAILSNVANTTSSLEISITKASMEDILITAGVLTIDGAKDSWDTLNTKDTERQTNSSVTRSSIPELESVSSSLLQSLEVVTSNLNNNSFEIVTPSILLNKTTFTDTFNADFNASVEIDIPEDDGITKAITVITFSSMDNVLPARDEANSSVNVINGRVILVQTSGTINNISFAFDVINDTLNNPQCVFWNFSLFDGLGGWDNEGCELITNVNETVTCNCNHLTSFSILMSPYALNIPALDYITYIGVGISMASLVICLIIEAVIWRKIRKNNTSYLRHVSIVNIAVSLLIANIWFIIGAAISDAEKKNQPACTAATFFIHFFYLALFFWMLASALLLLYRTVSVFDGGLSKNSMLAIGFSLGYGAPLLIAVITIAVTAPSEEYIRGTGVCWLNWYESKALLAFVIPALMIVLINLIILCVVIYKMLRRRAVGGAAQAAERHVLVVIARSLAVLTPFFGITWGLGVGTMTSPKNVGIHATFALFNSLQGFFILVFGTLLDKKVRSEITIKSQTSGTGTRSTSAGTSSSSGLGFFRNWRRGRDGYNMSSSESGASHSFTNT from the exons ATGGCATTACCAAAGGCAGTTGGATATATGATTGTTCTTCTGGCTATATACTACAGTCTGGAGAATCAGGGATACAGACAGTCTCTGGGTGCATTCTTTGAG GAATTGATGGGAACAAAAGCATCACCGATTCATAccagagaaaaaagacaag CTGCCTCAAATTCCTCCGATTATGTACTTCAAGTTGTTATAAACATCTCTGACCTGGACCGTCTCAGAGATGTTTTGAGCCAACTCCCTCTTCCTTTACCGATCAACAGCACTGTTCAGATTACCACCATCAAAGCCACAACAG TGTGTCAGTCAAATACGACTGGATAccagtgcagatgtgaggaGAACTTTGCTTGGTCATATAACAACTGCATTAGCCACGGGGCCTGTGATACCATCAGTGGTGACACATGTGGATGCATTAATGCCCTTCCAGCTGATGGCCAGTTCTGCCAGCTAAACACCAGTCTACCAG tgacaacTCCACCAACGCCATCACCTACATCTCCAAATG ATCCAGTGGACATTGATTTAGTCGTTGACTTGCGCATCCCAGCCTCCAGCATGTTATCAAATTTGAACCTATTTAGGGACACACTGAGAAATTTCAGCTTCCCTCTAACCATCACTCCAACTGTGGTACTAGTAGACTTAAATTTCACAACAG tgTGCTATCCAAACTCAACTGGAGGTCTGTGGTGTCAGTGTGAGGCGCAGTTTGCTTGGTCATGTGACAAGTGTAACACCTATGGTGCGTGCAATAACACCACCTCACACACCTGTGATTGCATCAATGGACTGCCTTCTGATGGAGGGTTCTGTGAACCAATCACAA ATGTCACACTGTGTCCAACCCCAAGTCCTG AGATTACAACAACTACACCAATGATGACGACAACTACACCAATGATGACGACAACTACACCAGCGATGACAACAACAACGATGCCACCACCACCAAGCG ATCCAGTGGACATTGATTTAGTCGTTGACTTGCGCATCCCAGCCTCCAGCGTGTTATCAAATTTGAACCTATTTAGGGACACACTGAGAAATTTCAGCTTCCCTCTCACCATCACTCCAACTGTGGTACTAGTAGACTTAAATTTCACAACAG tgTGCTATCCAAACTCAACTGGAGGTCTGCGGTGTCAGTGTGAGGCGCAGTTTGCTTGGTCATGTGACAAGTGTAACACCTATGGTGCGTGCAGTAACACCACCTCACACACCTGTGATTGCATCAATGGACTGCCTTCTGATGGAGGGTTCTGTGAACCAATCACAA ATGTCACACTGTGTCCAACCCCAAGTCCTG AGATTACAACAACTACACCAATGATGACGACAACTACACCAATGATGACGACAACTACACCAGCGATGACAACAAC TACACCAATGATGACGACAACTACACCAATGATGACGACAACTACACCAGCGATGACAACAACAACGATGCCACCACCACCAAGCG AGGAGGACATCGATTTAGTCATTGACTTGCGCATCCCAGCCTCCAGCATGTTATCAAATTTTAACATATTTAGGGACACACTGAGAAATTTCAGCTTCCCCCTCACCATCACTCCATCTCTAAAATTAACAGGTGTAAATTTCACTACAG GGTGTTCTCCAAACTCAACTGGAGGTCTGCGGTGTGAGTGTGAGGAGCAGTTTGCTTGGTCATGTGACAAGTGTAACACCTATGGTGCGTGCAATAACACCACCTCACACACCTGTGATTGCATCAATGGACTGCCTTCTGATGGAGGGTTCTGTGAACCAATCACAA GTGTCACTCTGTGTGAACCAAATCCTG CGAATAtaacaacaccaccaccaagtACGACAGCGACAACGCCAATgccaacaactacaacaacaccaatgccaacaactacaacaacaccaatgccaacaaatacaacaacaccaatgacaacaaatacaacaacaccagtgacaacaacaacaccaatgccaacaactacaacaacaccaatgccaacaaatacaacaacaccaatgacaacaacaacgCCAATgccaacaactacaacaacaccaaTGCCAACAATTACAACAACACCAAtgacaacaactacaacaacaccaatgacaacaacaccaccaccaataacaacaacagtggCACCACCAACAACAGCAATCG aggagaggaggttgTCGTTTACCATGGAGAGAGACTTTGATCCTGCATACAATCAAACAAGCAATGAAGTTTATCAAGACACTAATAATGCT ATTCAAAAACAAAGTAAGAAGTACATCAAAAATCTGCATTCAGTAACGTTAAGTGGATTCAG GAGAGGAAGTACAATTGCTGATTATACTGTCAGGGCACCTGCTTTTCAAGAAGGAGAGATTGAAGCACTTGAAATTGGGGTATTTGAACAAATGGCTGAAAAGTATTCTATGATATATGACA GCCTTGTTTCCTTACCATTTACACAACCTTTTTTCGGAACAAGTGTGACTATTCCTTGTGGTCCCGCACCATCATTTCTCAATTTTAGTGGCAGCTTCACTGCAGAGTGGAGACATAATGACAAGTTGATACTTAAGGACAGTGAATACAGCtttaaacaagacaaagaaaaagcataTTTAACCGTGTCAAGGTTTTTCAGCACTAACAATG gaGAATATGAATGTAGGCTGAAAGGCAAAAACACTTTCAGACAGAAATCCAACAGAGTGTTCACCTTCAAAGAGCCACCCGTGATCCGAATAgaaccagtaaaaaaaaaagttcgCTGTGTGGTTGGAAAGACTGTGAAATTGGATTGCTCTGTCAACAGCCCCTACAAGGTTGAGTTTAAAGACATCTCTGCTGCAG GCACAGGGAGCACAATCAGCTATACATATACAATTGCTGTCTGTGGAGCTGAGCAGAAAGTGATGACGTTTACTTGTCAGGGGACAAACTTAACAGAAGTTAAAGgtgaaataacaataacactggTGTCATCCACTGAAG CTTTTGACTGTGATGAAGAAGCATTTGGTGTTGGAAAGGTTGGTGACGAGGCTGAAGCTTCCTGCAAACCAAACGAGGAGGGAGAAAGGATAgcagtttgtcagaaaaatgGCAAATGGGACATTGTAGACGACAGCTGCATCCTAAAACCAATTAAGGAGCTGCTTAACCAGTCTGAG TCCTTAACACCTACTTCACTGCCAGTTTTCTTGGGAGAACTCAGCGAAGTCACTGTCAACCTGACCAAGGAAGTGGTTGAATCTCCTAACAACATTAATGCCATTGTTGCTATACTCAGCAATGTAGCAAATACAACATCATCTTTAGAGATCTCAATAACTAAAGCTTCAATGGAG GATATCCTAATAACTGCAGGTGTCCTCACCATAGATGGGGCAAAGGATTCATGGGACACTCTAAACACCAaagatacagagagacagacaaacagctcaGTAACAAGAAGTAGCATCCCTGAACTTGAAAGTGTCAGCTCATCATTGTTGCAGTCTCTTGAGGTTGTCACAAGTAACCTTAACAATAACTCCTTTGAGATCGTGACACCTTCCATTCTCTTGAACAAAACtacattcacagacacattcaATGCTGACTTTAATGCTTCAGTGGAGATCGACATACCAGAAGATGATGGAATAACTAAAGCAATTACTGTGATAACGTTTTCCTCAATGGATAACGTACTCCCTGCAAGAGACGAAGCCAATTCATCCGTCAATGTCATCAATGGGAGAGTCATACTTGTTCAGACGAGTGGCACCATCAATAATATTTCCTTTGCATTCGATGTTATAAACGATACTCTGAATAAccctcagtgtgttttctggaACTTCAGCCTCTTCGATGGTCTGGGGGGATGGGACAATGAGGGCTGCGAGTTGATAACAAACGTAAATGAAACCGTCACCTGCAACTGCAACCATCTGACCTCATTCTCTATCCTTATGTCACCCTACGCACTAAATATCCCTGCGTTGGATTACATAACCTACATTGGAGTTGGCATATCCATGGCTTCCTTGGTTATATGCCTCATCATTGAAGCTGTCATatggagaaaaataagaaagaacAACACATCTTACTTGCGTCATGTTTCCATTGTTAACATTGCTGTATCTCTCCTGATTGCAAACATTTGGTTTATTATTGGGGCAGCCATCTCAGACgcagagaagaaaaaccaaCCAGCTTGCACTGCAGCCACGTTTTTTATCCATTTTTTCTATCTAGCCCTGTTTTTCTGGATGTTAGCCTCAGCTTTGCTGTTACTCTACCGCACAGTCAGTGTCTTCGATGGGGGTTTGTCTAAAAACTCTATGCTGGCTATTGGATTCTCTCTGGGCTATGGTGCACCTCTCCTCATTGCAGTCATAACAATAGCTGTGACTGCACCCAGTGAAGAGTACATCAGAGGAACTGGGGTCTGCTGGCTCAACTGGTACGAGTCCAAAGCTCTACTGGCATTTGTAATCCCTGCACTGATGATAGTGCTGATAAACCTGATCATCCTATGTGTAGTGATATACAAAATGTTGAGGCGAAGGGCAGTGGGAGGCGCTGCACAAGCAGCTGAAAGGCACGTTCTAGTAGTTATTGCTAGGAGTTTGGCTGTCCTCACACCATTTTTTGGAATAACTTGGGGCCTGGGAGTTGGAACTATGACCAGTCCAAAAAATGTAGGAATCCATGCTACATTTGCCCTCTTCAATTCACTGCAG GGTTTCTTCATATTGGTGTTTGGAACGCTCTTGGACAAAAAA GTGCGGTCAGAAATAACAATAAAGTCACAAACATCGGGAACTGGGACGAGG AGCACCAGCGCAGGAACATCATCGTCAAGTGGATTGGGTTTTTTCCGGAactggagaagaggaagag
- the LOC108895775 gene encoding adhesion G protein-coupled receptor F5 isoform X18, whose amino-acid sequence MALPKAVGYMIVLLAIYYSLENQGYRQSLGAFFEELMGTKASPIHTREKRQAASNSSDYVLQVVINISDLDRLRDVLSQLPLPLPINSTVQITTIKATTVCQSNTTGYQCRCEENFAWSYNNCISHGACDTISGDTCGCINALPADGQFCQLNTSLPVTTPPTPSPTSPNDPVDIDLVVDLRIPASSMLSNLNLFRDTLRNFSFPLTITPTVVLVDLNFTTVCYPNSTGGLWCQCEAQFAWSCDKCNTYGACNNTTSHTCDCINGLPSDGGFCEPITNVTLCPTPSPEITTTTPMMTTTTPMMTTTTPAMTTTTMPPPPSDPVDIDLVVDLRIPASSVLSNLNLFRDTLRNFSFPLTITPTVVLVDLNFTTVCYPNSTGGLRCQCEAQFAWSCDKCNTYGACSNTTSHTCDCINGLPSDGGFCEPITNVTLCPTPSPEITTTTPMMTTTTPMMTTTTPAMTTTTMPPPPSDPVDIDLVVDLRIPASSVLSNLNLFRDTLRNFSFPLTITPTVVLVDFNFTTVCYPNSTGGLRCQCEAQFAWSCDKCNTYGACSNTTSHTCDCINGLPSDGGFCEPITNVTLCPTPSPEITTTTPMMTTTTPMMTTTTPAMTTTTMPPPPSEEDIDLVIDLRIPASSMLSNFNIFRDTLRNFSFPLTITPSLKLTGVNFTTGCSPNSTGGLRCECEEQFAWSCDKCNTYGACNNTTSHTCDCINGLPSDGGFCEPITSVTLCEPNPANITTPPPSTTATTPMPTTTTTPMPTTTTTPMPTNTTTPMTTNTTTPVTTTTPMPTTTTTPMPTNTTTPMTTTTPMPTTTTTPMPTITTTPMTTTTTTPMTTTPPPITTTVAPPTTAIEERRLSFTMERDFDPAYNQTSNEVYQDTNNAIQKQSKKYIKNLHSVTLSGFRRGSTIADYTVRAPAFQEGEIEALEIGVFEQMAEKYSMIYDSLVSLPFTQPFFGTSVTIPCGPAPSFLNFSGSFTAEWRHNDKLILKDSEYSFKQDKEKAYLTVSRFFSTNNGEYECRLKGKNTFRQKSNRVFTFKEPPVIRIEPVKKKVRCVVGKTVKLDCSVNSPYKVEFKDISAAGTGSTISYTYTIAVCGAEQKVMTFTCQGTNLTEVKGEITITLVSSTEAFDCDEEAFGVGKVGDEAEASCKPNEEGERIAVCQKNGKWDIVDDSCILKPIKELLNQSESLTPTSLPVFLGELSEVTVNLTKEVVESPNNINAIVAILSNVANTTSSLEISITKASMEDILITAGVLTIDGAKDSWDTLNTKDTERQTNSSVTRSSIPELESVSSSLLQSLEVVTSNLNNNSFEIVTPSILLNKTTFTDTFNADFNASVEIDIPEDDGITKAITVITFSSMDNVLPARDEANSSVNVINGRVILVQTSGTINNISFAFDVINDTLNNPQCVFWNFSLFDGLGGWDNEGCELITNVNETVTCNCNHLTSFSILMSPYALNIPALDYITYIGVGISMASLVICLIIEAVIWRKIRKNNTSYLRHVSIVNIAVSLLIANIWFIIGAAISDAEKKNQPACTAATFFIHFFYLALFFWMLASALLLLYRTVSVFDGGLSKNSMLAIGFSLGYGAPLLIAVITIAVTAPSEEYIRGTGVCWLNWYESKALLAFVIPALMIVLINLIILCVVIYKMLRRRAVGGAAQAAERHVLVVIARSLAVLTPFFGITWGLGVGTMTSPKNVGIHATFALFNSLQGFFILVFGTLLDKKVRSEITIKSQTSGTGTRSTSAGTSSSSGLGFFRNWRRGRDGYNMSSSESGASHSFTNT is encoded by the exons ATGGCATTACCAAAGGCAGTTGGATATATGATTGTTCTTCTGGCTATATACTACAGTCTGGAGAATCAGGGATACAGACAGTCTCTGGGTGCATTCTTTGAG GAATTGATGGGAACAAAAGCATCACCGATTCATAccagagaaaaaagacaag CTGCCTCAAATTCCTCCGATTATGTACTTCAAGTTGTTATAAACATCTCTGACCTGGACCGTCTCAGAGATGTTTTGAGCCAACTCCCTCTTCCTTTACCGATCAACAGCACTGTTCAGATTACCACCATCAAAGCCACAACAG TGTGTCAGTCAAATACGACTGGATAccagtgcagatgtgaggaGAACTTTGCTTGGTCATATAACAACTGCATTAGCCACGGGGCCTGTGATACCATCAGTGGTGACACATGTGGATGCATTAATGCCCTTCCAGCTGATGGCCAGTTCTGCCAGCTAAACACCAGTCTACCAG tgacaacTCCACCAACGCCATCACCTACATCTCCAAATG ATCCAGTGGACATTGATTTAGTCGTTGACTTGCGCATCCCAGCCTCCAGCATGTTATCAAATTTGAACCTATTTAGGGACACACTGAGAAATTTCAGCTTCCCTCTAACCATCACTCCAACTGTGGTACTAGTAGACTTAAATTTCACAACAG tgTGCTATCCAAACTCAACTGGAGGTCTGTGGTGTCAGTGTGAGGCGCAGTTTGCTTGGTCATGTGACAAGTGTAACACCTATGGTGCGTGCAATAACACCACCTCACACACCTGTGATTGCATCAATGGACTGCCTTCTGATGGAGGGTTCTGTGAACCAATCACAA ATGTCACACTGTGTCCAACCCCAAGTCCTG AGATTACAACAACTACACCAATGATGACGACAACTACACCAATGATGACGACAACTACACCAGCGATGACAACAACAACGATGCCACCACCACCAAGCG ATCCAGTGGACATTGATTTAGTCGTTGACTTGCGCATCCCAGCCTCCAGCGTGTTATCAAATTTGAACCTATTTAGGGACACACTGAGAAATTTCAGCTTCCCTCTCACCATCACTCCAACTGTGGTACTAGTAGACTTAAATTTCACAACAG tgTGCTATCCAAACTCAACTGGAGGTCTGCGGTGTCAGTGTGAGGCGCAGTTTGCTTGGTCATGTGACAAGTGTAACACCTATGGTGCGTGCAGTAACACCACCTCACACACCTGTGATTGCATCAATGGACTGCCTTCTGATGGAGGGTTCTGTGAACCAATCACAA ATGTCACACTGTGTCCAACCCCAAGTCCTG AGATTACAACAACTACACCAATGATGACGACAACTACACCAATGATGACGACAACTACACCAGCGATGACAACAACAACGATGCCACCACCACCAAGCG ATCCAGTGGACATTGATTTAGTCGTTGACTTGCGCATCCCAGCCTCCAGCGTGTTATCAAATTTGAACCTATTTAGGGACACACTGAGAAATTTCAGCTTCCCCCTCACCATCACTCCAACTGTGGTACTAGTAGACTTTAATTTCACAACAG tgTGCTATCCAAACTCAACTGGAGGTCTGCGGTGTCAGTGTGAGGCGCAGTTTGCTTGGTCATGTGACAAGTGTAACACCTATGGTGCGTGCAGTAACACCACCTCACACACCTGTGATTGCATCAATGGACTGCCTTCTGATGGAGGGTTCTGTGAACCAATCACAA ATGTCACACTGTGTCCAACCCCAAGTCCTG AGATTACAACAACTACACCAATGATGACGACAACTACACCAATGATGACGACAACTACACCAGCGATGACAACAACAACGATGCCACCACCACCAAGCG AGGAGGACATCGATTTAGTCATTGACTTGCGCATCCCAGCCTCCAGCATGTTATCAAATTTTAACATATTTAGGGACACACTGAGAAATTTCAGCTTCCCCCTCACCATCACTCCATCTCTAAAATTAACAGGTGTAAATTTCACTACAG GGTGTTCTCCAAACTCAACTGGAGGTCTGCGGTGTGAGTGTGAGGAGCAGTTTGCTTGGTCATGTGACAAGTGTAACACCTATGGTGCGTGCAATAACACCACCTCACACACCTGTGATTGCATCAATGGACTGCCTTCTGATGGAGGGTTCTGTGAACCAATCACAA GTGTCACTCTGTGTGAACCAAATCCTG CGAATAtaacaacaccaccaccaagtACGACAGCGACAACGCCAATgccaacaactacaacaacaccaatgccaacaactacaacaacaccaatgccaacaaatacaacaacaccaatgacaacaaatacaacaacaccagtgacaacaacaacaccaatgccaacaactacaacaacaccaatgccaacaaatacaacaacaccaatgacaacaacaacgCCAATgccaacaactacaacaacaccaaTGCCAACAATTACAACAACACCAAtgacaacaactacaacaacaccaatgacaacaacaccaccaccaataacaacaacagtggCACCACCAACAACAGCAATCG aggagaggaggttgTCGTTTACCATGGAGAGAGACTTTGATCCTGCATACAATCAAACAAGCAATGAAGTTTATCAAGACACTAATAATGCT ATTCAAAAACAAAGTAAGAAGTACATCAAAAATCTGCATTCAGTAACGTTAAGTGGATTCAG GAGAGGAAGTACAATTGCTGATTATACTGTCAGGGCACCTGCTTTTCAAGAAGGAGAGATTGAAGCACTTGAAATTGGGGTATTTGAACAAATGGCTGAAAAGTATTCTATGATATATGACA GCCTTGTTTCCTTACCATTTACACAACCTTTTTTCGGAACAAGTGTGACTATTCCTTGTGGTCCCGCACCATCATTTCTCAATTTTAGTGGCAGCTTCACTGCAGAGTGGAGACATAATGACAAGTTGATACTTAAGGACAGTGAATACAGCtttaaacaagacaaagaaaaagcataTTTAACCGTGTCAAGGTTTTTCAGCACTAACAATG gaGAATATGAATGTAGGCTGAAAGGCAAAAACACTTTCAGACAGAAATCCAACAGAGTGTTCACCTTCAAAGAGCCACCCGTGATCCGAATAgaaccagtaaaaaaaaaagttcgCTGTGTGGTTGGAAAGACTGTGAAATTGGATTGCTCTGTCAACAGCCCCTACAAGGTTGAGTTTAAAGACATCTCTGCTGCAG GCACAGGGAGCACAATCAGCTATACATATACAATTGCTGTCTGTGGAGCTGAGCAGAAAGTGATGACGTTTACTTGTCAGGGGACAAACTTAACAGAAGTTAAAGgtgaaataacaataacactggTGTCATCCACTGAAG CTTTTGACTGTGATGAAGAAGCATTTGGTGTTGGAAAGGTTGGTGACGAGGCTGAAGCTTCCTGCAAACCAAACGAGGAGGGAGAAAGGATAgcagtttgtcagaaaaatgGCAAATGGGACATTGTAGACGACAGCTGCATCCTAAAACCAATTAAGGAGCTGCTTAACCAGTCTGAG TCCTTAACACCTACTTCACTGCCAGTTTTCTTGGGAGAACTCAGCGAAGTCACTGTCAACCTGACCAAGGAAGTGGTTGAATCTCCTAACAACATTAATGCCATTGTTGCTATACTCAGCAATGTAGCAAATACAACATCATCTTTAGAGATCTCAATAACTAAAGCTTCAATGGAG GATATCCTAATAACTGCAGGTGTCCTCACCATAGATGGGGCAAAGGATTCATGGGACACTCTAAACACCAaagatacagagagacagacaaacagctcaGTAACAAGAAGTAGCATCCCTGAACTTGAAAGTGTCAGCTCATCATTGTTGCAGTCTCTTGAGGTTGTCACAAGTAACCTTAACAATAACTCCTTTGAGATCGTGACACCTTCCATTCTCTTGAACAAAACtacattcacagacacattcaATGCTGACTTTAATGCTTCAGTGGAGATCGACATACCAGAAGATGATGGAATAACTAAAGCAATTACTGTGATAACGTTTTCCTCAATGGATAACGTACTCCCTGCAAGAGACGAAGCCAATTCATCCGTCAATGTCATCAATGGGAGAGTCATACTTGTTCAGACGAGTGGCACCATCAATAATATTTCCTTTGCATTCGATGTTATAAACGATACTCTGAATAAccctcagtgtgttttctggaACTTCAGCCTCTTCGATGGTCTGGGGGGATGGGACAATGAGGGCTGCGAGTTGATAACAAACGTAAATGAAACCGTCACCTGCAACTGCAACCATCTGACCTCATTCTCTATCCTTATGTCACCCTACGCACTAAATATCCCTGCGTTGGATTACATAACCTACATTGGAGTTGGCATATCCATGGCTTCCTTGGTTATATGCCTCATCATTGAAGCTGTCATatggagaaaaataagaaagaacAACACATCTTACTTGCGTCATGTTTCCATTGTTAACATTGCTGTATCTCTCCTGATTGCAAACATTTGGTTTATTATTGGGGCAGCCATCTCAGACgcagagaagaaaaaccaaCCAGCTTGCACTGCAGCCACGTTTTTTATCCATTTTTTCTATCTAGCCCTGTTTTTCTGGATGTTAGCCTCAGCTTTGCTGTTACTCTACCGCACAGTCAGTGTCTTCGATGGGGGTTTGTCTAAAAACTCTATGCTGGCTATTGGATTCTCTCTGGGCTATGGTGCACCTCTCCTCATTGCAGTCATAACAATAGCTGTGACTGCACCCAGTGAAGAGTACATCAGAGGAACTGGGGTCTGCTGGCTCAACTGGTACGAGTCCAAAGCTCTACTGGCATTTGTAATCCCTGCACTGATGATAGTGCTGATAAACCTGATCATCCTATGTGTAGTGATATACAAAATGTTGAGGCGAAGGGCAGTGGGAGGCGCTGCACAAGCAGCTGAAAGGCACGTTCTAGTAGTTATTGCTAGGAGTTTGGCTGTCCTCACACCATTTTTTGGAATAACTTGGGGCCTGGGAGTTGGAACTATGACCAGTCCAAAAAATGTAGGAATCCATGCTACATTTGCCCTCTTCAATTCACTGCAG GGTTTCTTCATATTGGTGTTTGGAACGCTCTTGGACAAAAAA GTGCGGTCAGAAATAACAATAAAGTCACAAACATCGGGAACTGGGACGAGG AGCACCAGCGCAGGAACATCATCGTCAAGTGGATTGGGTTTTTTCCGGAactggagaagaggaagag